AAGCGTTCCGCAAGATACAACGGGATATTTCACTCTTATCTATGTTCCTTTTGACTTGATTGGATGTGAGGAAAACGAGATAAAAAAACAGGTTGCATGCGATATACAATTGATTTCAAAGGGATTAAAATCGATGTTTACTTATTATGGATTCGGAGCCAAAACATCAAGTGGATACGGGACATCATACGAAGATATTACAGATGGTACGATCACTTTAAGGGTTAAAGGAATAGAAGTTTCTCTAAAAGATATAGATGAAGTAAAACCTCCTGCTGAAGGCTATAGTAAATATCTTAACGAAGATGGCAGTGTCAAGGAAGAGTTTAAAGGATCTGGAAAATATGGACTTCTAAGTGATAAAGAATATTACAAAATAAAAAACCAGCTCGAAGGAAGTAGAAATGAGTATAGAGATTTCAGACAATGGTATGGGTTAAATGGAGAAAAGTGGCAAAAACACTTAAACTCTTTTAAATATCCAAAACCTGAATGGCCAACTTGGAACTTCGGAAATTTCTTCCAGTTAATCGAGGTCTCCAAAAATATTGCTACCTCTTTAGAACTTTCGGGGGCTCACAATGAGTGCTGATCTAAAAGTTCTTGCTGACAATAAAGCCAACCTACTCTTAGCAGAGGTTGCTGCTTGGTTGCATGATATGGGAAAATGCAGTGATAAATTTGTAATAAGTAGTTCTTGTGACAAACCATCAGGTTTCGAGTATAAATCAAAAGAAGATTATTTGTCAAACTTTAATGAAAATAATAACGAGATTAAATCTATTTTTGAAAACACATTTGTTGATTTTTCTAAAGTTAATTTCATCAATGAGAAAGTTACCCTAAATGATCTTATTGTAAAAGGTCTTCCGAGGACAAATAAAGAGAAAGAAAAAGATAAATTTCCTTGGTTGGTAAGAACATTAGGGCGTTGTCATGGTGCAGCACATATTGAAAAAGAGGATTCTAAAGAATTTAAACAATATAAAAATTATACAATGATCAGCAATCCATTTGGATTTGAAAAAGGAATGGAAGGACTTTCCTCAAAATTAATAACTATTCCGTATAACAAAATAAATGACCGATCTTTTTTTGTCAAGTCAGTAGTTGAATCTTTTAACTACGCATTAGGTGATACTAGAAGACCAACAAATGAAGTTACACTTACTGATTGGTCAGGTATTGTTGCTGCGTTATATAAATCTGCTTTAGCTAGTGCATTGCTCCTAAAGATAAAAACAGATCCAACTGAACTGAAGTGGAGATTTTTATCAATCAGGTTTAATTCAGAACAGATATGGGGAAACGCTCAAAATATACCAATATTAGCAACAAGAAAAAAAATGCTAACGGAGGGATTGGACCGAGTAAAACTTCTTCTTGAAGAAACTTACCCATTAGGAAACGAAATATATCGAGATGAAGACAACAGTATATTCGTTGTACCTGATATCTCCTATTTACTGGACAAAACATCTGAAAAAAATGAACCGCTAAAACAATTAATAGCAAATGAATTTGGATTTGAAGGTGAGGTCGTTATCACTCCTGAAATTGGTAATGAATGGTGGGCACAAAAACCAGATCGAGAAAATGAGATGCAAAACGATGAAATCCCTCCTATAGCAAAAATCCTTTCTAATCAAAGACTTTACTCTCCAGCAGATCCCAAAGATGTTGCAAAATTTTGGGAAGGAACTTCAAATAGAGGAATTTGTACCATCTCTTGGTTACGTCCTCAAGGACCCACTTCAAAGGGATTTAACAGAAAAGCTTCAGATTGCTGGGTCGAGAGAGTAACTTGGAGAGCGAATGAGTGGTATCATAGTCTTGATAGTACTATATGGATTGATGAGGTTGCTGATTCAAACGACAGAATCTGCTTATTAACCGGCAGATTCGATCTTTTAGAATGGCTAAAACCAGATGGGTATATTTCTACCATAAAGATAAGATCTGAACCAAATGGCAAAGTTATTACAAAAACTCCATCTTTTGCTCGTATGAACAGGATTTGGAGAACAACCAAAAAATTCTGGGAAGATGTAGAGAATGAGCTAGGAGTAAAAATAGGTCAGATTGACAATAGGTTGAAGATTATTGGAAAATTTCAACCTGAGAATAACAGTTCCCTTAAAATGGGTCATTCTTATAAAGCTATGTTAGATAGAATCGGTTTCAGTATTTTTTATGGAAAAGAGGATGAATTTCTAGTAATCGAGAACCACAAAGAACTAGCAAATAAATTTGGTTTTGATTCAGAAAAATATGTTGATAAAAATCCTACTAGGCAACTTAAAGAATATTTATCCACTAAAAAAGTTAAAATTTACGATTCAGAGGGAAAAAACCGATCAAATCCCATTGGCACCTTAGAAATATTAGAAATGAAAGAAGAGGATACTCCTTACGTTCCTTTAATTCCTATACTAACTGAACCGAGCATATTCATGGCTATAATTCCAGCAGAAAAAGCTCTTGACGTATCCAGACTAATAAAAATAAAATATGAAACGGAAATGGGGAAAGTAAGGAATCGTTTACCTTTAAGCCTTGGGATGGTATTTGCTAAGTCTCACACTCCTTTAGCAGCTTTAATGGATGCAGGTCGGAAGATGCTGCGAAAATCAAACAAAGAAAAGTCAGCTAAAGAGGATAAATGGATACTGGAAGAAAATCCAATTAAAAACTATAATTCATTCACTCTTAAATTTAACAATGGGATAAAATGGAAAATCCCTTCAATAATGGGAGATGAAAAAACTCTCGATATTTGGTATCCCTATTTTTATGTTGATGGAGAGCTCCGTAATCGTTCTGACTCCTTTATACATTCCTTTAAAAATCCTGAAAATTCAGATAGATGGTTAGTTCATGTTAGTGAATTAAAAGAAGGAGATATAGTAGGGATTTTGCCTTCGAAATTCGATTTCGAATTTTTGGATTCAGCTTCTCGCAGATTTGAGATCTGTTATGATGAGAAAGGGAATCGTAGGGGCAGTCTAAAAGCTCTAAGACCTTATCTTCTTGAAGAACTTGATAATTTCACTGATTTATGGAATATATGCTCCAAGAACTTATCAAATACTCAGATAAGAAATATAATCACTCTTATTGAGAAAAAAAGAGAAGAATGGGACATCGGGGAAGATACAATTGTTTTTGAAAATTTTGTTCATGATGTCCTCTATAATGCAAACTGGAACAATGGAAAAAGACCAGATGACGCAAAAATGACTGAACTGGAGGATGCGGCAAAGTCTGGTAAATTAAGGGATATTTTAGAGTTAAATCTGAATATTTTAAAAAATAGAGCTGAGGAAGCTTCTGGAGGAATTTGAATGAGTGGATCACACAAACTTTATACTCAACAACGCTACCTATTCATGGCACTGGACCCCGTTCATATAGGTACTGGACAATCCCAGCTTGGAAGAGTTGATAATACGATAGTCAGAGAACCTGGAACAAATATCCCAAAAATTCCAGGAACAAGTTTAATGGGAGCAGCACGTCACTATGCCTCTATGAAATATGGAAAATTAGAAGCAGCTGGTCAGCATAAAACACTAAAGGGAAAAAATCATGAAAAATGTCCAATAATCTATACATTCGGCACATATACAGAAACAGAAGGGGGCCAGCAAGGTAAAATTAGCATAAGCGATGCACAAATCTTATTATTTCCAGTGAATTCTATTGCAGGTCCTTTGTGGGTTAGTACAAAAGAGATTCTTGAAACTGCAGGATTTTCTATACAAGATACTGTTGAGATTTTCGATGAAAATGTGTTTACTTCTATGAATTGGGAAAAAGACACTTTAAATCTTGGGTGGCTCTCACTGAAAGCAATTACTGGGTTAAATGTAGTTCCTCCTCATACTATTAAAGAAAAAGATGAATGGAATTCCATAGCAAGCAGACTTTCAATTGTATCTCCTAAATTATTTTCTCAAATCGTAAATAGTAATCTTGAAGTTCGTACTTCGGTTGCCATAAAACCAGAAACTGGAACAGCTGAAGATAAAGCTTTGTTTACTTATGAAGCAATCCCTAGAACTACTTGGTTATTTTTTGATGTAGTACAGGATGATTATAAAAATGAGTTCCCACCAACTGAAAAACAGTATAAAGATGGAGATAATGAAGGTGATTCACTTGGGGAAGTTTGGAACTCACCTATTGATGTTTTAAACGCGGGTTTTCATTTAATAGAGTATCTGGGTATTGGGGGAATGGTTACCAGAGGATTTGGAAGAATGAAAAAAATGTATGCCTGGGAGGTTTGAAAATGAATCTTGATCTCGAGGCTGCACGATCCTCTCAGGCACTCATGAAAGATACGATTAATCAACAAAGCAATAGTGTAGAAAATCTCATCGCAAAGACTTTAGGTGTTTTGCAGGAAAATGGAGTTTATGCTTGTATGTTATTTCTTCATTCTCGCAATAGTTCTGAAAAAGAAATTGCTAAATGTATAAGGAATAGACTCTTAGAAACGACCAAATTTGTGGGAAAAAAATTGCCAGAAGGAGAGAACTCCATAGAGATCTTAAACGACTCCGAAAAAATCTTAGAATTCATCACAGATAATATTTGTAATGACATTGATACTCTTTTCTTAACCAAACAACTCTGGGAGCAGATATTAACTTATTCCCGATACGGAGCAAAAGCGAAGGAGGACTAAAATGGTATGGTCCTTATATCGTGTAAGTTTACGTCTTCTTTCTCCAGTTCATATCGGGTGGAAAAAAACAGATAACTTACAACAAACACGGCCTTATGTTCCTGCCAAAACAATGTGGGGTGCATTAACGGCAAGAATAGCCAGGGACTATGGAAGTTTTGACTATGAAAATATTGGAAATAAAGTAGCAGAAAATCTACGATTCAGTTATTTCTATCCTACAATAATAATTAATGAAAATGAAAGAGTCCCTACTAGAATTGATATTTTTCCTTGGGAAAATATTGATGACTTTTCCTGGAAGTATTTGAGTAGTTCCCAGAATACTGCTCTGAACCAAAAAACAGCAGAAGAGGGTTCCCTCCACGAGACCGAAAATATATCAAATAAGACCCGTAGCGGAGATCCCGTTTATCTTTTAGGTTACGTTTTCGAAAAAGAAGGGAGTAATTTAAAATGGCAAGAATCATTAAAAAAGATTCAGATTGGGGGAGAACGTGGATATGGATGGGGAAAAGTTGAAATTTCAGATATATCCAATTTTCAAAAAGAATGTTTTAATGGGTACAATGTAAGTTTAACTAGCGAGCATCCAACTATAGATGTTACTATAGAAAATAAATATGTGTTAGCGCATGTCCTTACGAAAAATTTGAATCTAAATGGTTTGGTAGAACCATTTGTTGGTAGAGAGACATCGAAAAATAAGTACTTTGGTGGAAAATATTCGAGTGCTGAGATTTGCTGGATGCCTGGAAGCACTGTGAAAGAAAACGAGAAATTTGAAATTTTACCTACAGGACTATGGAGAAGCATGAATTAAAGCAAATAAAAGCCTGAAGAAACCTTTGGAAGATATGATGAAACTTCATTGTATAATTAGGGACAACAAAGCATTTCGAGTCTTAATTTTATTGTAAATTATGGAAGTATATATTTTCGTGGAGATGGAAATCACGAACCCCACAAAATCTAGCTTTCACTTCAATACAGCAGAGCTATAATGAAAGTGACACAAAGACAAATTACGACAGTAGCTGTCTCACTCATTCTTTTCACCTCTGTATGTTTAGGGTTCTGCACACCATGGACCTAGAGCATTCCAGATCCACAGGTCAGAAAGAGACCCGTTGAGCTAAACCCAAAACATGACGAACGCTATTTTTATGGGATGTGTTCGAATCCAATCTCCAAGTATATTATATTCATTTTTGGTATAAGTATCTATTCTTAACTTCCAAAGTTTAATCTTAATGAGTTATCTAACAAATTTATCAATGTAGGATGCCTTAAAACTAGTAGTGAGATTTCGAATTATGTTCAAAAAACTTAAGTTTAAGTATGTCCAATGGTCATGAACTCTCACTAAATTAAGGATCTTGATTTGGAATTTAAACACTAGTAACATAATATTTAAGTAAAATTTAAGATTTCAGTAACAGGCTAGTAAAAAGATAAAAGTTTATAACTTACTGCTCCTCATATACACCTTAGCTATTTGTCGACGGACAAATTTGGTTAACCAAAACAAAAACAGGTACATTCCCAATATTAGACAGTTAAGGTAAAAAATAAGCTGTTTGATGCTGATTTTCAGATTTGAAATTACTTAATAATTCGCTGAAAATAAGGGAAAACGACCGTGTCGAGAGGTAGCTTCCACTAAAACAGGGATTGAAATGCAGACGAAAAACGCAAATAAGAGTACAGACAAATTCATTCGATAACAAGATCCATTAAAACAAAGATTGTAATTCTATTTCTTCAAATTTTTCTAAAGAGGTTAACCAGAATGTCTAAGAAAATCGGCAGAAATGATCCGTGTCCATGTGGTTCAGGTAAAAAATATAAACATTGTTGTTTAGGTAAAAAAGCAGCCGATGCGAATCTAACTACTTCAAAATCTAAAACTAGTCCAAAATCTGAAGCTCCAGTCATTAACCGGTTAGCCATTATGAGGTTTGAACAGAAATTGCAGGATAATCCCGAGGAACTGGAAAAAATTGGTAAAGAACTTGAAAAATATTCCGGTGACAGGGATACGGACTTCAAAGAGTTTATTCAAAGAATGTGGAGTATTGATAAAGTAAAAAAGATGAGCACTTCAGAAATAATTGAAAAGTTACAATCAATGAATATTGATTTCGAAATAGAACGTTTTAAAAAACAGGCTCAAAATCATATCTCTGCAATTCAATTAGCAGAAGATCATTATTATACACAGGATTTCCATGCCCCAGGTCTGGATGAAGATTTCATCTGGCTGGCAATGATAGAGTTATGGAACCGGATAATCCCGGAGAAATACAATTTAGAAATGATCGATGATTTGATGCAGGAAGGCTACGAAGACATTGATAAACAGAATTACGGCGGAGGACTGGAAAAATGGGAAAAGACCTGGGACATGATAATAAGTATTGTTCCTCCTCATATAAAGTCCGTTACTGAAGCCGATAAATTCATTCCGGATCTGACGCAAAGTATTTTTAACTGGTGCCAGGATTTTGAAATTGAACTGGGCAGCGCAGGGATGAAAGATAAATCCTTTTACGCAAAAAGGATAAAATACTGCCAGGACTTCCGTCGGCGTTTCCCAAAATCGGATAAATCGATACTGGAAAATATGCTCAGAGCAGAAGCTGAATCATACACTGAGCTTGGGGATATGGAAGCAGCAAAAAAACTATTACAGGAGATAGATTGAGTTACAGGAGATAGATTGAGTTACAGGAGATAGATTGAGTTACAGGAGATAGATTGAGTTACAGGAGATAGATTGGGTTACAGGAGATAGATTGAGTTACAGGAGATAGATTGAGTTGTTTTCAGATGGTCTCCGAAAGGTTTTGCAAGTGTAAGATAAACGCTAAGTTAACTCTCAAAACCTTGATTTGATTACTCTACTTTCCCTGCTAAAAAAGTAGAACTCTCTCCAGGATGAAGCCTGAACTCGCTTTCGAGTTCATCGTTTTTTCTTATCCTGGCCCAGCTGTTTTATCCCAAAAGTATTTCACTCTTTTAATTTCTTTTACTTTTGTGCGAAGTACGCTTCCCCGGACCCGCGTTCCATATCCCCATTCTTTGAAGTTAAGTTCGCCCGCATGGAATATGCTGGTGACGGTTTATTCAATCTTTCATACATGAGACACACAGGGAAATGGTTTGAAATTTTTCAAGACCTGTCCGTTGATGAATGTTTGGAGACGATCAGGAATTTTCCCCACTTCCAGCCATGAAGAAAAGACCATACATCGGCCGCAGATTAAGAAATTTTCTTATTATGTGTTACAAAATTTAACTGATTCGGGACAAAAATCCCCCAAAACCTGAAATAGTGAGATTAAGATAATTTATCCGGGTGAAAATTTTATGAAAAAGACTTTTGAGAAGGTGTACCATCTAAAGCTTTCCATAAAAGGCATTACTCCTCAGATCTGGCGACGAATCCAGGTGCCGGAAAATTATACTTTCCTTGATCTTCATAAGGCTATCCAGGCTGTAATGGACTGGGAAGATTACCACCTGCACGAATTCGAGATGGTAAACCCAAAGACCGGTATGCTTGATAAAATTGGGGCTGAAGGAGATGATTTTGATGCTTTTGGAGGGCCTTTAGTGTCGGAAAAGAAAGCAAAACTCTCCGATTATTTTACGCTGGAAAATAAGGAAGCTCTGTACACCTATGATTTCGGGGACAACTGGCAGGTGAAAGTCCGGCTTGAAAAAATCCTTCCTCGAAAAGAAGGTGTAGAGTATCCCATCTGTACTGCAGGAAAAAGGGCAGCCGTACCGGAAGACAGCGGAGGGGTCTGGGGCTATGAAGAGATGCTGGAGGTCCTGAAGGATTCTGAGCATGAGGAATATGAAGATACTGTGTTATGGCTGGGGGATGATTTTGACCCCGAATACTTTGACCCAAAAGATGTTTCTTTCTGAACCGCAAACGCTTCCGAACCCGGATGTACACCACAGTTTGAGGTTTTTTTCTTTTTTCCTGTTTTGAGACTTAATTTGGTGAGCTGTTAAAATATAAGGCGCTGTTAAAATATAGGGCAGATAAGCAGATAAAGCAGTTTATTTCTTTTTAATCAAAGAAGTCGGGTGAGATTTTTTGAGCACAGTATCACCAGAAGGGAAATTTTGCCAGAATTGCAATACTGGCAGAGAAAAAAATAGCAGGTTTTCTAAAGAATTACATAATTGATAAAAAGATGGCTACAGATGAAGTGGTTTATCAGCTCGAAGAAGGTAAACTGGAAGGTGTCTACTCCGATGAAATGTTTTTTTCAAATCTGGTGCAGTCCGAGCATGGTTTCCGGTTCGACATGACCACTGTCACCCGTGAGAAAATATACATCCTGGATTCGGATAAGAAAAGAAGTGAAGTTAAAAAAGACTTCAATGGGTGAGCGTATTTCGATACGAGCTGGCAGAACGCAAAAGTACCTCAGCAGTAACCGGAATAATGAGGCTGGTCTCATCGACTGTCCGTGACCATCAATGGAAGGAGTTGCTTACGGAGTATATGATGTGCAGCTCGAAAACAGCCAGCTAAGCTGGAAAGAATAGCAATTGCTGTACAGGGATATGCCAGCGGAAAATGATAATTATCGTCCGGTTGTTTTTGATGCAAAAATAAGGTTTTATCTGGAAAACGGAAAATTGAGGTTTGAATACATTCCTGCGTACTATGATTTCCAGCCAGACAAACTTACAAGAACGTTATCTAAAGACCAGTATCCTCCTTTTGTGACAAAAGAGCGGTAAAAACTGCTTTTTTTGATAAGGGAAAACGACCCTGTCAAGAAGTAGCTTCCACTAAAACGAGAGTTGAAACTCTTCAGGTGGTCCCATGAAAATTATCAGTGACCTTTATTTGTGAGCAAGATCCACTAAAACAGGGAATGAATATTTCCCAGGTTTCTTCGGTAATCCGAGCTTTTCTCTTATCATATACGGAGAGCTTCTTAAGTTTTAAAGTAGCAAATAACCAAAAAAGAAGACCAGAATATTGAAAAATCCGGGTAACTAAAAGAATTTTTAGAGCACTTCCTTTATCCTGAAAATGATTCCTGAGGTATGGCGGATTACTTTGTTCTATACAATTATGCTCTATAGAATTCTATAGGATATTATATGACAGCTACAACTACGATAAGTTAAGGTATGCTCGGCGGCTAGAAATTTGTCAGATAGTGTCTTATAATCCTGTAGTTGAGCGGCTAATCAGGACAGCATATGATAAGGAGCCGTTTAGTGAACAGAAAATTGAAGGAATAGAAGAAAGCCTGAAAGATATCAAAGCAGGAAGAGTTATAGCGAAAGAAAGCAAAAAATCATTAGGCATTCAAGAGAAATGATGTACACTGTTGAATACACTTTACGTGCGATCAAAGACATCAGCAAATTCCCGCCTGAAATTAGAAATAAATTTTTCATGCAATTGATGGAATCAAAGAAGACCCTTATTTGCATGTCAAGAAGCTTAAAACTCCTGCTAATTCTTCTGTGAATTCTTTGATAATTGGAGAATATAGGGTAATGATGTCAATTAAGGATTTGAAGCTTATTATTCTGGTTCTGGGAGCTGCTGGAAATCGAAGTAAAGTCTACAAAAAGTTTTGAAAAATCTGTTTTTACAGCTATTACATTCACAAATCTATTATTTAATTATTGCTTCATGGATTTAATTACTGTTTTCAGGGGAATAGTTCAGGCCTTTTCTAGCCGAATAATAGAATTTTTACCCTATTCGAAAGATCCCTGACGATAATTCTCAGTAATTTCAAATGGCGATGAAGTCTATTTTATACGTATCTCAAGACCTTTTATGTTCACAATTCTGTCTATTTCAGACTTGTTTTCACTAAGGATATAGCTCATTTTTTCATGAGCTATATTTGCCAGCCAGGGTTTGCCATTTTTATAAAAGCTTAAATCCTCGGGAAAATTTTGCTGCACCCATGCATATAATGAATTTGAAACCTCTTTTATTATTTCCCTAGCTTCCGGGTTAATGTGGTAATGATAAACATATGCAGTTCTTCCGCACGCCAGTTCTGTACCTGCCCATTTCGATTGCTCTTTCATTTCTTCTAAATGTGGATTTAGCTTTTCCAATACGGATTTACCTTTATCGT
This window of the Methanosarcina mazei S-6 genome carries:
- a CDS encoding DUF3024 domain-containing protein — protein: MSPFFEVKFARMEYAGDGLFNLSYMRHTGKWFEIFQDLSVDECLETIRNFPHFQP
- a CDS encoding plasmid pRiA4b ORF-3 family protein, whose product is MKKTFEKVYHLKLSIKGITPQIWRRIQVPENYTFLDLHKAIQAVMDWEDYHLHEFEMVNPKTGMLDKIGAEGDDFDAFGGPLVSEKKAKLSDYFTLENKEALYTYDFGDNWQVKVRLEKILPRKEGVEYPICTAGKRAAVPEDSGGVWGYEEMLEVLKDSEHEEYEDTVLWLGDDFDPEYFDPKDVSF
- the cmr4 gene encoding type III-B CRISPR module RAMP protein Cmr4 — translated: MSGSHKLYTQQRYLFMALDPVHIGTGQSQLGRVDNTIVREPGTNIPKIPGTSLMGAARHYASMKYGKLEAAGQHKTLKGKNHEKCPIIYTFGTYTETEGGQQGKISISDAQILLFPVNSIAGPLWVSTKEILETAGFSIQDTVEIFDENVFTSMNWEKDTLNLGWLSLKAITGLNVVPPHTIKEKDEWNSIASRLSIVSPKLFSQIVNSNLEVRTSVAIKPETGTAEDKALFTYEAIPRTTWLFFDVVQDDYKNEFPPTEKQYKDGDNEGDSLGEVWNSPIDVLNAGFHLIEYLGIGGMVTRGFGRMKKMYAWEV
- a CDS encoding RAMP superfamily CRISPR-associated protein produces the protein MVWSLYRVSLRLLSPVHIGWKKTDNLQQTRPYVPAKTMWGALTARIARDYGSFDYENIGNKVAENLRFSYFYPTIIINENERVPTRIDIFPWENIDDFSWKYLSSSQNTALNQKTAEEGSLHETENISNKTRSGDPVYLLGYVFEKEGSNLKWQESLKKIQIGGERGYGWGKVEISDISNFQKECFNGYNVSLTSEHPTIDVTIENKYVLAHVLTKNLNLNGLVEPFVGRETSKNKYFGGKYSSAEICWMPGSTVKENEKFEILPTGLWRSMN
- a CDS encoding SEC-C metal-binding domain-containing protein, which produces MSKKIGRNDPCPCGSGKKYKHCCLGKKAADANLTTSKSKTSPKSEAPVINRLAIMRFEQKLQDNPEELEKIGKELEKYSGDRDTDFKEFIQRMWSIDKVKKMSTSEIIEKLQSMNIDFEIERFKKQAQNHISAIQLAEDHYYTQDFHAPGLDEDFIWLAMIELWNRIIPEKYNLEMIDDLMQEGYEDIDKQNYGGGLEKWEKTWDMIISIVPPHIKSVTEADKFIPDLTQSIFNWCQDFEIELGSAGMKDKSFYAKRIKYCQDFRRRFPKSDKSILENMLRAEAESYTELGDMEAAKKLLQEID
- a CDS encoding CRISPR-associated protein Csx11, which encodes MSADLKVLADNKANLLLAEVAAWLHDMGKCSDKFVISSSCDKPSGFEYKSKEDYLSNFNENNNEIKSIFENTFVDFSKVNFINEKVTLNDLIVKGLPRTNKEKEKDKFPWLVRTLGRCHGAAHIEKEDSKEFKQYKNYTMISNPFGFEKGMEGLSSKLITIPYNKINDRSFFVKSVVESFNYALGDTRRPTNEVTLTDWSGIVAALYKSALASALLLKIKTDPTELKWRFLSIRFNSEQIWGNAQNIPILATRKKMLTEGLDRVKLLLEETYPLGNEIYRDEDNSIFVVPDISYLLDKTSEKNEPLKQLIANEFGFEGEVVITPEIGNEWWAQKPDRENEMQNDEIPPIAKILSNQRLYSPADPKDVAKFWEGTSNRGICTISWLRPQGPTSKGFNRKASDCWVERVTWRANEWYHSLDSTIWIDEVADSNDRICLLTGRFDLLEWLKPDGYISTIKIRSEPNGKVITKTPSFARMNRIWRTTKKFWEDVENELGVKIGQIDNRLKIIGKFQPENNSSLKMGHSYKAMLDRIGFSIFYGKEDEFLVIENHKELANKFGFDSEKYVDKNPTRQLKEYLSTKKVKIYDSEGKNRSNPIGTLEILEMKEEDTPYVPLIPILTEPSIFMAIIPAEKALDVSRLIKIKYETEMGKVRNRLPLSLGMVFAKSHTPLAALMDAGRKMLRKSNKEKSAKEDKWILEENPIKNYNSFTLKFNNGIKWKIPSIMGDEKTLDIWYPYFYVDGELRNRSDSFIHSFKNPENSDRWLVHVSELKEGDIVGILPSKFDFEFLDSASRRFEICYDEKGNRRGSLKALRPYLLEELDNFTDLWNICSKNLSNTQIRNIITLIEKKREEWDIGEDTIVFENFVHDVLYNANWNNGKRPDDAKMTELEDAAKSGKLRDILELNLNILKNRAEEASGGI